The Candidatus Microthrix subdominans genome includes a region encoding these proteins:
- a CDS encoding ABC transporter substrate-binding protein: MKAPGTSVQSTGSRARWASPLRALIGLAVLAAGLAACTPPPAENTVIYGMEAENDGGWCLPEGQLAIAGLQTARALYDPLTIPDENGEYVPFLAKDVTSNDDYTEWTITLRKGVTFHDGSPLTAQVVKNNLDANRGQYPGRSALLQQFIYGNIASVDVVDEYAVKVTTGVPWRAFPAFLNSSNRFGVMAQAQLDDPDTCDAKPIGTGPFMFESWSPGDKLVLKKNPDYWIEGYPLLDGMEFRPIPDGDARSNALRGDEIDAMHVSDDLVVDDFRTDADTGNLNMYDTFKFAELSYVMLNNSKLPFSNKNARLALAYGGDRKAINQAVYAGLAEQRSGPFPPGSPGYLEDPGFPEYNPKKAREYARKYVEETGQPLEFEMSVVPSVLSLGQLLQQLAAESGVTINLKTIDQAQLINDAISGDFEASVFRLHPGTEPDLQSVWWTDGPTNFARFNAKTEDGEWMHPGGKKINDLMVEARSEPDLAKRTELYEEVNRTFSEEVFNIWAYSSHWAIVTQPDVLGILGPNNPDGSKPFPGLSSGHAVHGLCRKGVSCPPEAEVDYIPVDVKTIDE, translated from the coding sequence GTGAAAGCACCTGGCACGAGCGTGCAGTCGACCGGATCGCGCGCCCGCTGGGCGTCGCCGCTCCGGGCCCTCATCGGCTTGGCCGTGCTGGCCGCCGGGCTGGCCGCATGCACCCCGCCTCCGGCCGAGAACACGGTCATCTACGGCATGGAGGCGGAGAACGACGGAGGCTGGTGCCTCCCCGAAGGGCAACTGGCCATCGCTGGGCTGCAGACCGCCCGGGCGCTGTACGACCCGCTCACCATCCCGGACGAGAACGGCGAGTACGTGCCTTTTCTCGCCAAGGACGTCACCTCCAACGACGACTACACCGAGTGGACGATCACGCTGCGCAAGGGCGTGACGTTTCACGACGGCAGTCCCCTGACCGCCCAGGTGGTGAAGAACAACCTCGACGCCAACCGGGGCCAGTACCCGGGCCGAAGCGCTCTGCTGCAGCAATTCATCTACGGGAACATCGCGTCGGTTGACGTCGTCGACGAGTACGCGGTGAAGGTGACGACCGGGGTGCCCTGGCGGGCGTTCCCCGCCTTCCTCAACAGCTCCAACCGCTTCGGGGTGATGGCCCAGGCCCAGCTCGACGACCCCGACACGTGCGATGCCAAGCCGATCGGCACCGGACCGTTCATGTTCGAAAGCTGGAGCCCGGGCGACAAGCTGGTGCTGAAGAAGAACCCCGACTACTGGATCGAGGGCTACCCGCTGCTCGACGGCATGGAGTTCCGGCCGATCCCCGACGGGGACGCTCGCTCCAACGCGCTGCGCGGCGACGAGATCGACGCGATGCACGTGTCTGACGACCTGGTGGTCGACGACTTCCGAACCGACGCCGACACCGGCAACCTGAACATGTACGACACGTTCAAGTTCGCCGAGCTCAGCTATGTGATGTTGAACAACTCCAAGCTGCCGTTCTCCAACAAGAACGCCCGGCTGGCGCTCGCCTACGGCGGCGACCGGAAGGCGATCAACCAGGCGGTCTATGCCGGCCTGGCCGAACAGCGCAGCGGGCCGTTCCCGCCCGGCAGCCCCGGCTATCTCGAGGACCCGGGTTTCCCCGAGTACAACCCGAAGAAGGCTCGGGAGTACGCCAGGAAGTACGTCGAGGAGACCGGCCAGCCGCTCGAGTTCGAGATGTCGGTCGTCCCTTCCGTCCTCAGCCTCGGCCAGTTGCTCCAGCAGTTGGCCGCAGAAAGCGGGGTCACGATCAACTTGAAGACGATCGACCAGGCCCAGCTGATCAACGATGCGATCAGCGGCGACTTCGAAGCGTCGGTCTTCCGGCTGCACCCGGGCACCGAGCCCGACCTGCAGTCGGTGTGGTGGACCGACGGCCCGACCAACTTCGCACGCTTCAACGCCAAGACCGAGGACGGCGAGTGGATGCACCCGGGCGGAAAGAAGATCAACGACCTGATGGTCGAGGCCCGCTCCGAACCCGACCTGGCCAAACGGACCGAGCTGTACGAGGAGGTCAACCGCACCTTCAGCGAGGAGGTCTTCAACATATGGGCCTACTCGTCGCACTGGGCGATCGTCACCCAGCCCGATGTCCTGGGCATCCTCGGGCCCAACAACCCCGACGGTTCCAAGCCGTTCCCGGGGCTGTCCAGCGGACATGCGGTGCACGGGCTGTGCCGGAAGGGCGTCTCGTGTCCTCCGGAGGCCGAGGTCGACTACATCCCCGTCGATGTGAAGACGATCGATGAATAG
- a CDS encoding ABC transporter permease yields MPKTPTSTEDLLEEAAAPVRPVSALDSMTASGPDELIPTDQRAPLGIGAWLSIAWLAVITLASIFAPLFLVDPTAANPINARKGPSGAAILGYDEVGRDLFSRLINGAKWTLVIAVGAIAIGLLVGGLLGLAAGYFRGKTDAVLSPTFNALLAFPQLVLALLLVSVFANGPQDSVAKRIVVLMAALGIIAIPLLARITRANTLAWADRDFVMAARAMGAKPWRVLFRDVLPNVVPAMMAITLLAIGVAIVAEAGLAFLGLGVKLPTPSWGNILAAGKPELRRVPMMVIAPTIFIFFTVMSLNFLGDVIQKRFNVRESLL; encoded by the coding sequence ATGCCTAAGACCCCAACCTCGACCGAAGACCTCCTCGAGGAGGCCGCCGCGCCCGTACGGCCGGTCAGCGCGCTCGACTCGATGACCGCATCCGGACCCGATGAGCTGATCCCCACCGACCAGCGGGCACCCCTCGGCATCGGGGCCTGGCTGTCGATCGCCTGGCTGGCCGTCATCACGTTGGCGTCGATTTTCGCCCCGTTGTTTCTCGTCGACCCGACCGCCGCCAACCCGATCAACGCTCGCAAAGGCCCCTCCGGCGCCGCCATCCTCGGCTATGACGAGGTGGGGCGCGACCTGTTCAGCCGGCTGATCAACGGCGCCAAGTGGACACTGGTGATCGCGGTCGGCGCCATCGCCATCGGGCTGCTCGTCGGTGGGCTGCTCGGCCTGGCCGCCGGCTACTTCCGGGGCAAGACCGATGCCGTGCTGTCGCCGACGTTCAACGCATTGCTGGCATTCCCGCAGCTGGTGTTGGCGCTGCTGTTGGTCTCGGTCTTCGCCAACGGGCCCCAGGATTCGGTCGCCAAGCGGATCGTCGTGTTGATGGCGGCGTTGGGCATCATCGCCATCCCGCTGCTCGCCCGGATCACGCGAGCCAACACGCTGGCGTGGGCCGACCGCGACTTCGTCATGGCCGCCCGGGCGATGGGCGCCAAACCATGGCGGGTGTTGTTCCGTGACGTGCTGCCCAACGTCGTCCCCGCCATGATGGCGATCACCCTGCTGGCGATCGGCGTCGCCATCGTGGCCGAGGCCGGCCTGGCCTTCCTCGGCTTGGGCGTCAAGCTGCCGACCCCGTCCTGGGGCAACATCCTGGCGGCGGGCAAGCCCGAGCTGCGGCGGGTGCCGATGATGGTGATCGCGCCGACCATCTTCATCTTCTTCACCGTCATGTCCCTGAACTTTCTGGGCGATGTCATCCAAAAGCGATTCAACGTGAGAGAGAGCCTCTTGTGA
- a CDS encoding ABC transporter ATP-binding protein translates to MSPGTNAAATDHPTTRPTEGTSGGTDSANAPLLEVTDLHTAFRTPRGMVRAVDGLSLTVERGKTLGIVGESGSGKSVASRSIMGLTPRRNVERSGTVRLSGREITDLSEAEYRDLWATEMAMIFQDPMTALNPVMKVGAQIAESMRVHLDLSKSEARERTMALLEAVHIPEPHKRIDVYPHEMSGGMRQRVVIAIALACGPKLLFADEPTTALDVTVQAQVLDLLAEQQRERYMGMILVTHDLGVVASRADEIAVMYAGRIVERAPTRVLFREMKMPYTEALLAAIPKLEMASHTRLVAIGGRPPDLVNPPEGCSFSPRCPYAQDRCRTEEPQLIESPTAPGHFYACHFPVGSPANDEIRVQLRRAGVSLPGDEVVLDETTVSPSSHASVRSQLAEQADRAQADRPAGSDETNTITPPHINTQADGSPAATEES, encoded by the coding sequence GTGAGCCCTGGAACCAATGCTGCGGCAACCGACCATCCAACGACCCGGCCAACCGAGGGCACCTCGGGTGGCACGGACTCCGCCAACGCTCCTCTCTTGGAGGTCACCGACCTGCACACGGCGTTCAGAACCCCGCGGGGCATGGTGCGCGCGGTGGACGGGCTCAGCCTGACCGTCGAGCGGGGCAAGACGCTCGGCATCGTCGGCGAGTCCGGCTCGGGCAAGTCGGTTGCCAGCCGTTCGATCATGGGGCTCACGCCCCGGCGCAATGTCGAGCGATCGGGCACCGTGCGCCTCAGCGGTCGGGAGATCACCGACCTGTCCGAGGCCGAATACCGCGACCTGTGGGCGACCGAGATGGCGATGATCTTCCAGGATCCGATGACCGCCCTCAACCCGGTGATGAAGGTGGGTGCCCAGATCGCTGAAAGCATGCGGGTGCACCTCGATCTGTCCAAGAGCGAGGCCCGCGAGCGCACCATGGCGCTGCTCGAGGCGGTCCACATCCCCGAGCCCCACAAGCGCATCGACGTCTATCCCCACGAGATGTCCGGCGGCATGCGCCAGCGGGTCGTGATCGCCATCGCCCTGGCGTGCGGTCCCAAACTGCTCTTCGCCGACGAGCCGACCACAGCGCTCGACGTTACCGTGCAGGCCCAGGTGCTCGACCTGCTGGCCGAACAGCAGCGCGAGCGCTACATGGGCATGATCCTCGTCACCCACGACCTGGGCGTCGTCGCCTCCCGGGCGGACGAGATCGCGGTGATGTATGCCGGGCGCATCGTCGAGCGCGCCCCGACCCGGGTGCTGTTCCGCGAGATGAAGATGCCCTATACCGAGGCGTTGCTCGCCGCGATCCCCAAGCTGGAGATGGCGTCGCACACCCGTCTGGTGGCCATCGGCGGACGGCCGCCCGACCTGGTCAACCCTCCGGAGGGATGCAGCTTCAGCCCCCGGTGCCCCTATGCGCAGGACCGCTGCCGCACCGAGGAACCTCAGCTGATCGAAAGCCCGACCGCTCCCGGCCACTTCTACGCCTGCCACTTCCCGGTCGGTTCCCCGGCCAACGACGAGATCCGTGTGCAGTTGCGGCGCGCCGGGGTGTCGCTGCCCGGCGATGAGGTGGTGCTGGACGAAACGACGGTTTCGCCGTCGTCCCATGCATCGGTGCGGTCACAGCTGGCCGAGCAGGCCGACCGCGCCCAGGCGGACCGACCGGCGGGCAGCGACGAAACGAACACGATCACCCCCCCACACATCAACACCCAGGCCGACGGGTCGCCCGCGGCGACCGAGGAGAGCTGA
- a CDS encoding ATP-binding cassette domain-containing protein, producing the protein MAGSGTAHLRPADEVLLRVENLVMEFPAKGGRKVNAVSNISFDVAPGETLGLVGESGCGKSTTGKAIMQLPPPTRGTVTLDGTELTSLKGEALRATRPTMQMIFQDPISSLNPRRSVIDIVAEPLNIWNLGTNDERTAKASTTLADVGVDPEAAGDRKPHEFSGGQCQRISIARAVITDPKLIICDEPVSALDVSVQAQILNLLEEMKQRYGLTLVFIAHDLAVVKNISDRVAVMYLGKMCEIGPPDTLYDSPAHPYTRALISSIPVPDPEVPQDVEHRLEGELPSPITPPSGCRFRTRCPIAQDICSQVEPQMARVGDDDDHWVACHFPLTPTAVDTPMTKANAPTI; encoded by the coding sequence ATGGCTGGTTCCGGAACAGCGCACCTGCGCCCCGCCGACGAGGTCTTGCTTCGGGTGGAGAACCTGGTGATGGAGTTTCCCGCCAAGGGCGGGCGCAAGGTCAACGCCGTCTCCAACATCAGCTTCGATGTGGCCCCCGGCGAAACGCTGGGCCTGGTGGGCGAGTCGGGCTGCGGCAAGTCGACGACCGGCAAGGCGATCATGCAGCTGCCGCCTCCCACCCGGGGCACGGTCACGCTGGACGGCACGGAGCTGACCTCGCTGAAGGGCGAGGCGCTGCGGGCCACCCGGCCGACGATGCAGATGATCTTCCAGGATCCGATCTCGTCGCTCAACCCGCGCCGCTCGGTGATCGACATCGTCGCCGAGCCGCTCAACATCTGGAACCTGGGCACCAACGACGAGCGGACCGCCAAAGCGTCGACCACACTGGCCGACGTCGGCGTGGACCCGGAGGCGGCCGGCGACCGCAAGCCACACGAGTTCTCCGGCGGCCAGTGCCAGCGCATTTCGATCGCACGGGCGGTGATCACCGACCCGAAGCTGATCATCTGCGACGAGCCGGTGTCGGCGCTCGACGTGTCGGTGCAGGCCCAGATCCTCAACCTGCTCGAGGAGATGAAGCAGCGCTACGGCCTCACGCTGGTGTTCATCGCCCACGACCTGGCGGTGGTCAAGAACATCTCGGACCGGGTGGCGGTGATGTACCTGGGCAAGATGTGCGAGATCGGCCCGCCGGACACGCTCTATGACTCCCCCGCCCACCCGTACACCCGGGCGCTGATCTCGTCGATCCCGGTGCCCGACCCCGAGGTGCCCCAGGACGTCGAGCACCGTCTCGAGGGCGAGTTGCCCTCGCCGATCACCCCGCCGTCGGGCTGCCGGTTCCGCACTCGCTGCCCGATCGCCCAGGACATCTGCTCGCAGGTGGAGCCCCAGATGGCCCGTGTCGGCGACGACGACGATCACTGGGTGGCCTGCCACTTCCCGCTGACGCCGACCGCGGTCGACACCCCGATGACCAAGGCGAACGCCCCCACCATCTGA
- a CDS encoding excinuclease ABC subunit UvrA — MNVTADQRGPASNRSNVGGPAHPADAHDTIRVVGARVNNLADLSVELPKRRLSVFTGVSGSGKSSLVFDTLAAESQRLINETYSAFLQGFMPTMARPEVDMLDGLTTAILVDQERLAANPRSTVGTVTDANAMLRILFSRLATPRLGSPQAYSFNVASISGSGRVRFEKQGRTTSETRSFSITGGMCPRCEGMGAIDDIDLSAIFDATKSLNEGAITVPGYSMDGWYGRIYRGCGWFDPDKPIVEFSAAELDDLLYKEATKIKVDGTNLTYLGLIGQVRKSILSKDVEAMQPHIRRFVERAVTFTTCTGCDGTRLSDETRASTIDGANIAELCAMQIGDLAGWVARLDEPSVAPLLSGLRHVLDSFEDIGLGYLSLDRPSGTLSGGEAQRVKMIRHLGSSLTDVTYVFDEPTIGLHPHDVARMNSLLLRLRDQGNTVLVVEHDPETIAIADHVVDLGPGAGTGGGHVCFEGTVEGLRASDTITGRHLDDRATLKAAVRAPKGALEIRGANAHNLVDVDVDIPLGVLVVVTGVAGSGKSSLLHGSLAGRDGVVEVDQGAIKGSRRSNPATYTKLLDPIRKAFAKANDVKAALFSANSEGACPECKGAGVLYTDLGVMAGVATTCEHCEGKRFQPEVLEYALAGRNIAEVLAMTVDEAERFFGDGEAALPAAHKILTRLVDVGLGYIGLGQPLPTLSGGERQRLKLATHLGERGGVFVLDEPTAGLHLADVEHLLGLLDRLVDSGKSVIVVEHHQAVMAHADWIIDLGPGAGHDGGRVVFEGTPADLTADRSTLTGEHLAAYVGR; from the coding sequence CTGAACGTCACAGCTGACCAGCGGGGCCCTGCTTCGAATAGGTCGAACGTAGGCGGACCCGCCCATCCCGCCGACGCCCACGACACGATCCGCGTCGTGGGCGCCCGGGTCAACAACCTGGCCGACCTCAGCGTCGAGCTTCCGAAGCGCCGCCTGAGCGTGTTCACCGGCGTGTCCGGTTCGGGCAAGAGCTCGCTGGTGTTCGACACGTTGGCCGCCGAGTCCCAGCGGCTGATCAACGAGACCTACAGCGCATTCCTTCAGGGGTTCATGCCGACGATGGCCCGTCCCGAGGTCGACATGCTCGACGGCCTGACCACAGCGATCCTCGTCGATCAGGAGCGCCTGGCGGCCAACCCCCGCTCCACGGTCGGCACGGTGACCGATGCCAACGCCATGTTGCGCATCCTGTTCAGCCGGCTGGCGACGCCGCGGTTGGGCTCACCCCAGGCCTATTCGTTCAACGTGGCCTCGATCAGCGGCTCCGGGCGGGTCCGCTTCGAGAAGCAGGGGCGAACGACCAGCGAGACCCGCAGCTTCTCGATCACCGGGGGCATGTGCCCGCGCTGCGAGGGCATGGGAGCGATCGACGACATCGACCTGTCGGCGATCTTCGACGCCACCAAGTCGCTCAACGAGGGGGCGATCACCGTCCCCGGCTACAGCATGGACGGCTGGTACGGCCGGATCTATCGCGGCTGCGGCTGGTTCGACCCGGACAAGCCGATCGTCGAGTTCAGCGCCGCCGAACTCGACGACCTCCTGTACAAGGAGGCGACCAAGATCAAGGTGGACGGCACCAACCTGACCTATCTGGGTCTCATCGGACAGGTGCGCAAGTCGATCCTGTCCAAGGACGTCGAGGCGATGCAGCCCCACATCCGCCGCTTTGTCGAGCGGGCGGTGACGTTCACCACCTGCACCGGGTGCGACGGCACCCGGCTGAGCGACGAGACCCGCGCCTCGACGATCGACGGCGCCAACATCGCCGAGCTGTGCGCGATGCAGATCGGTGACCTGGCCGGCTGGGTCGCCCGGCTCGACGAGCCGTCGGTTGCGCCGCTGCTCTCGGGGCTCCGGCACGTGCTCGACTCGTTTGAGGACATCGGCCTGGGCTACCTCAGCCTCGACCGGCCCTCCGGCACGCTGTCGGGCGGTGAGGCGCAGCGGGTCAAGATGATCCGCCACCTCGGCTCGTCGCTCACCGACGTCACCTACGTCTTCGACGAACCGACGATCGGGCTGCATCCCCACGATGTGGCGCGCATGAACTCGCTGTTGCTGCGGTTGCGGGACCAGGGCAACACCGTGCTGGTCGTCGAGCACGATCCCGAGACGATCGCCATCGCCGACCACGTCGTCGACCTGGGCCCCGGTGCCGGCACGGGCGGAGGCCACGTGTGCTTCGAGGGCACGGTCGAGGGGTTGCGCGCGAGCGACACGATCACCGGTCGCCATCTGGACGACCGGGCAACGCTCAAAGCGGCGGTGCGGGCACCGAAGGGTGCGCTGGAGATCCGGGGCGCCAACGCTCACAACCTGGTCGATGTCGACGTCGACATCCCCCTCGGGGTGCTGGTCGTCGTCACCGGCGTGGCCGGGTCGGGCAAGAGCTCGCTCCTCCACGGATCGTTGGCGGGGCGCGACGGGGTGGTCGAGGTGGACCAGGGAGCGATCAAGGGTTCCCGGCGCAGCAACCCGGCCACCTACACCAAGTTGCTCGACCCGATCCGCAAGGCGTTCGCCAAGGCCAACGACGTGAAGGCGGCGCTGTTCAGCGCCAACTCCGAGGGCGCCTGTCCCGAGTGCAAGGGCGCCGGCGTGCTCTACACCGATCTGGGCGTGATGGCCGGCGTGGCCACCACGTGTGAGCACTGCGAGGGCAAGCGGTTTCAGCCGGAGGTGCTCGAGTACGCCCTGGCCGGGAGAAACATCGCAGAGGTATTGGCGATGACGGTCGACGAGGCGGAGCGGTTCTTCGGCGACGGTGAGGCTGCGCTTCCGGCGGCCCACAAGATCCTCACCCGGCTCGTCGACGTCGGGCTGGGGTACATCGGGCTGGGCCAGCCCCTGCCCACCCTGTCCGGGGGTGAGCGCCAGCGGCTCAAACTGGCCACCCACCTGGGTGAACGGGGCGGCGTGTTCGTGCTCGACGAGCCGACCGCCGGGCTGCACCTCGCCGACGTCGAGCACCTGCTCGGCCTGCTCGACCGGTTGGTCGACTCCGGAAAGTCGGTCATCGTCGTCGAACACCACCAGGCGGTGATGGCCCACGCCGACTGGATCATCGACCTCGGTCCCGGCGCCGGCCACGACGGCGGCCGGGTGGTGTTCGAGGGCACGCCCGCCGACCTGACCGCCGATCGCAGCACCCTCACCGGCGAGCACCTCGCCGCCTACGTCGGCCGGTAA
- a CDS encoding S-(hydroxymethyl)mycothiol dehydrogenase, producing MSMTVRGVIARSKGAPVEVTDIVVPDPGPGEARVTVQACGVCHTDLHYREGGISDDFPFLLGHEAAGIVESVGEGVTEVEVGDYVVLNWRAVCGECRACAKGQPQYCFNTHNATQQMTLTDGTPLSPALGIGSFCEATLVAAGQCTKVNPEADPAAAGLLGCGVMAGFGAAVNTGEVSRGDSVAVFGCGGVGDAAIAGAALAGATTIIAVDRDPKKLELATQFGATHTVDASSVDPVEAIQDATGGFGADVVIEAVGHPEVLKQAFYARDLAGTMVLVGVPTPDMVMPELPMIDFFGRGGALKPSWYGDCLPSRDFPALTDLYLQGRFPLDKFVTERIGIDDVEEAFTKMGTGDVLRSVVEL from the coding sequence ATGTCGATGACCGTTCGTGGAGTGATCGCGCGCAGCAAAGGCGCACCGGTCGAGGTGACCGACATCGTCGTCCCCGACCCCGGTCCGGGCGAGGCCCGGGTGACCGTGCAGGCCTGCGGTGTCTGCCACACCGACCTGCACTACCGCGAGGGCGGCATCTCCGACGACTTCCCGTTTCTGCTCGGCCATGAGGCGGCCGGCATCGTCGAGTCGGTCGGCGAGGGGGTCACCGAGGTCGAGGTGGGCGACTACGTCGTGCTGAACTGGCGGGCGGTGTGCGGCGAGTGCCGGGCGTGCGCCAAGGGCCAACCTCAGTACTGCTTCAACACCCACAACGCCACGCAGCAGATGACCCTCACCGACGGCACGCCGCTGTCGCCCGCACTGGGCATCGGCTCCTTCTGCGAGGCGACGCTGGTGGCCGCCGGCCAATGCACCAAGGTGAACCCCGAGGCCGATCCGGCTGCAGCGGGCCTGCTTGGGTGCGGCGTGATGGCGGGCTTCGGCGCAGCGGTCAACACCGGCGAGGTGTCACGTGGCGATTCGGTGGCCGTCTTCGGCTGCGGTGGTGTGGGTGACGCCGCCATCGCCGGCGCAGCGCTGGCCGGGGCCACCACGATCATCGCCGTCGACCGCGACCCGAAGAAGCTGGAGTTGGCCACGCAGTTCGGCGCCACCCACACGGTCGACGCCTCGTCGGTCGACCCGGTCGAGGCGATCCAGGACGCCACCGGCGGGTTTGGCGCCGACGTCGTGATCGAGGCGGTCGGGCACCCCGAGGTTCTCAAGCAGGCGTTCTACGCCCGCGACCTGGCCGGCACGATGGTGCTGGTCGGCGTGCCCACCCCCGACATGGTCATGCCCGAGCTGCCGATGATCGACTTCTTCGGCCGCGGCGGGGCACTGAAGCCGTCCTGGTACGGCGACTGCCTGCCGAGCCGCGACTTTCCGGCGCTGACCGACCTGTACCTGCAGGGCCGGTTTCCCCTCGACAAGTTCGTCACCGAACGCATCGGCATCGACGATGTGGAGGAGGCTTTCACCAAGATGGGCACCGGCGACGTCCTGCGCAGCGTTGTCGAACTGTAG
- a CDS encoding DNA-3-methyladenine glycosylase 2 family protein, translating into MARAARWVYEGVRELRGVSPQLDTLIDRHGAPPWGRPIPVADRFPTLARGIAYQQLAGAAAAAIWGRVEAASGGAPVHPAALLAVPEAELRAAGLSRAKVAALRDLSARVLDGRLRLGRLGTMCDEEVTERLVSVRGIGEWSAQMFLISALRRPDVWPCGDVGVRAGWGKAHRTEAPSVHQMPKLGEPFRPYRSLVAWYCWQSADTALPE; encoded by the coding sequence ATGGCACGGGCTGCCCGCTGGGTCTACGAGGGGGTTCGGGAGCTGCGGGGAGTCAGCCCGCAGCTCGACACCTTGATCGATCGGCACGGCGCGCCGCCGTGGGGGCGTCCGATCCCGGTCGCCGACCGCTTCCCAACCCTGGCGCGGGGCATCGCCTACCAGCAGCTGGCCGGCGCCGCCGCCGCAGCGATCTGGGGGCGAGTCGAGGCGGCATCCGGCGGTGCCCCGGTCCACCCAGCCGCCCTGCTGGCCGTGCCCGAGGCCGAGCTGCGGGCCGCCGGGCTGTCCCGGGCGAAGGTGGCGGCGCTGCGGGACCTGTCGGCCCGTGTGCTCGACGGGCGGCTTCGCCTGGGGCGGCTCGGGACGATGTGCGACGAGGAGGTCACCGAACGGCTGGTCAGCGTGCGAGGCATCGGTGAATGGTCGGCGCAGATGTTTCTGATCAGCGCGCTGCGACGACCCGACGTGTGGCCCTGCGGCGACGTCGGCGTGCGGGCCGGCTGGGGCAAGGCGCATCGCACCGAGGCGCCGTCGGTCCATCAGATGCCCAAGCTGGGCGAACCGTTTCGGCCCTACCGTTCCCTGGTCGCCTGGTACTGCTGGCAGAGCGCCGATACCGCCCTCCCCGAGTAG
- a CDS encoding AMP-binding protein translates to MEPHFPTLFDAIARARPDRPAMRTPDRTTTWADLARRTDAFGAALVEAGIVAPPVAAAAPTEPWRCPNPRVALYMHNHPAYLEAMVGAWKARATGMNVNYRYRATELVDLLNDAEPEAVVYHQAFTPTLSEALPRLAHRPRLILRVPDDSGHPLLPGALDYEEVLAGAGALPDEVRAAWSHEDRYVVFTGGTTGTPKGVLWRQSDFAVSALGFHPGELADEVGAEAWAASLPDAPPITLPAPPFMHGAAHWNALAAWLKGGTVILPEHPERFDPDAVLDAVEWGEATALIIVGDAFARPLLEADRRRHRQLPSLRHLLTGGAILSPSVKSELAERWPHLSIVDVLGSSESGRQAVHRHRAGPPGMTVEAEARAFRPGAGTVIVNDAADALIEPPPEGRPSSEVGWLARSGRVPLGYLGHPGRTAGTFPVLGGRRLAVTGDRARYRRSGDRLNIELLGRESACINTGGEKVFAEEVEERLAHHPSVVDLVVAPAEDARFGQAVGAVAALRPGARLSLDELREFGRAHLADYKLPRRLVLVDQVVRSPSGKPDYPWARAQLAPDPSEPHAPNESV, encoded by the coding sequence GTGGAACCTCATTTCCCGACCCTGTTCGATGCCATCGCCCGGGCCAGGCCCGATCGACCGGCGATGCGCACCCCGGACCGCACGACGACGTGGGCCGACCTGGCCCGGCGTACCGATGCGTTCGGGGCGGCGCTGGTCGAGGCCGGCATCGTCGCTCCCCCGGTTGCGGCAGCGGCGCCAACCGAGCCGTGGCGGTGCCCCAACCCGCGGGTCGCCCTCTACATGCACAACCACCCCGCGTACCTGGAGGCGATGGTCGGCGCCTGGAAGGCCCGGGCGACGGGGATGAACGTCAACTACCGCTACCGGGCGACCGAGCTGGTCGATCTGCTCAACGACGCCGAACCCGAAGCGGTCGTCTATCACCAGGCGTTTACCCCCACCCTGTCGGAGGCCCTCCCCCGCTTGGCGCACCGCCCCCGGCTGATCCTGCGGGTGCCCGACGACTCCGGCCATCCCCTCCTGCCCGGGGCGCTCGACTACGAGGAGGTGCTCGCCGGCGCCGGGGCGCTGCCCGACGAGGTGCGTGCGGCCTGGAGCCACGAGGACCGCTATGTGGTGTTCACCGGCGGCACGACCGGCACGCCCAAGGGGGTGCTGTGGCGCCAGAGTGACTTCGCCGTGTCGGCGCTGGGGTTCCACCCGGGCGAACTCGCCGACGAGGTTGGTGCCGAGGCGTGGGCGGCGTCGTTGCCCGACGCTCCGCCCATCACCTTGCCGGCGCCGCCGTTCATGCACGGGGCCGCCCACTGGAATGCGCTGGCCGCCTGGTTGAAGGGTGGCACGGTCATCCTGCCCGAGCACCCCGAGCGCTTCGACCCGGATGCGGTGCTCGACGCGGTCGAGTGGGGCGAGGCAACCGCGTTGATCATCGTCGGCGATGCCTTCGCCCGGCCGCTGCTCGAGGCCGACCGCCGCCGTCACCGGCAACTCCCCAGCCTCCGCCACCTGCTGACCGGAGGTGCGATCCTCTCCCCGTCGGTCAAGTCGGAGCTGGCCGAACGCTGGCCCCACCTGAGCATCGTCGACGTGCTCGGCAGCTCGGAGTCCGGTCGCCAAGCGGTGCACCGTCACCGCGCCGGCCCCCCCGGGATGACGGTCGAGGCCGAGGCGCGGGCGTTTCGCCCCGGCGCCGGCACCGTGATCGTCAACGACGCGGCCGACGCGCTGATCGAACCCCCACCCGAGGGTCGACCGAGCTCGGAGGTCGGCTGGCTGGCCCGCAGCGGCCGGGTGCCGCTGGGTTACCTCGGCCACCCGGGACGCACCGCCGGCACCTTCCCCGTCCTCGGCGGCCGGCGCCTGGCGGTCACCGGCGATCGGGCCCGGTACCGGCGCTCCGGGGATCGGCTCAACATCGAGCTGCTCGGCCGGGAGTCGGCGTGCATCAACACCGGCGGCGAGAAGGTGTTCGCCGAGGAGGTCGAGGAACGACTGGCCCATCACCCGTCGGTGGTCGACCTGGTCGTCGCCCCCGCCGAGGATGCCCGCTTCGGCCAGGCGGTTGGAGCGGTGGCGGCGCTGCGCCCGGGCGCTCGGCTGAGCCTGGACGAGCTGCGGGAGTTCGGGCGGGCGCACCTGGCGGACTACAAGCTGCCTCGCCGTCTGGTGCTCGTCGACCAGGTGGTGCGGTCGCCGAGCGGCAAGCCGGACTACCCGTGGGCTCGGGCACAGCTCGCCCCGGACCCCTCCGAGCCCCACGCTCCCAACGAATCGGTTTAG